Proteins encoded together in one Nitrosopumilus sp. window:
- a CDS encoding lysine 2,3-aminomutase — MTYQATIWDDSPSLKSYTLSNFRQIPQIQKLSEETQFEMEVVGNVLPFKANNYVVEQLIDWNNIPNDPMYVLTFPQKGMLKPDHYDRMATALKNNADKKEIASIANEIRLQLNPHPAGQMELNVPTLKDGTKLFGMQHKYNETCLFFPSQSQTCHAYCSFCFRWPQFVGMDEMKFAMQEGDQLVQYLREHPEISDVLFTGGDPMIMKAKMFSKYIDILIDAKLPNLKTIRIGTKSLSYWPYKFLTDSDSQEMLDVFRKITKNGLHLAFMAHFNHLNELSTSAVVDAINAVRSTGAQIRTQSPLLAHINDDADMWAKMWTKQVQLGCIPYYMFVVRDTGAQHYFGVPLVKAYEIFKKAYSSVSGLARTVRGPSMSATPGKVHVIGTADLQDQKVIVLRFLQGRNPNWVQVPFFAKYDENAIWLDDLKPALTDKFFFEDELKNFKKTNPIEDYPES; from the coding sequence ATGACCTATCAGGCAACTATATGGGATGATTCTCCATCACTAAAATCCTATACTTTATCAAATTTCCGCCAAATTCCACAAATTCAGAAACTTTCTGAAGAAACTCAATTTGAGATGGAAGTAGTTGGTAATGTATTGCCCTTCAAAGCAAATAACTATGTTGTAGAGCAACTTATTGATTGGAATAATATTCCAAATGATCCAATGTATGTTTTAACATTTCCTCAAAAAGGAATGCTAAAACCAGATCATTATGATAGAATGGCAACTGCATTAAAAAATAATGCAGATAAAAAAGAAATTGCATCCATTGCAAATGAAATTCGTCTTCAACTAAATCCACATCCAGCAGGTCAAATGGAACTTAATGTTCCAACACTAAAAGATGGTACCAAATTATTTGGAATGCAGCACAAATATAATGAAACATGTTTGTTTTTTCCAAGCCAAAGTCAAACATGTCATGCATATTGTAGCTTTTGTTTTAGATGGCCACAATTTGTTGGAATGGATGAAATGAAGTTTGCTATGCAAGAAGGTGATCAACTTGTTCAATATCTGAGAGAACACCCTGAAATTTCTGATGTTCTCTTTACTGGAGGAGATCCAATGATCATGAAAGCAAAAATGTTTTCAAAATATATTGATATTTTAATAGATGCAAAACTTCCAAATCTTAAAACAATTAGAATTGGAACAAAATCTCTCTCATATTGGCCTTACAAATTTTTGACAGATTCTGATTCTCAGGAAATGTTAGATGTATTTAGAAAAATAACTAAAAATGGATTACATCTTGCATTTATGGCTCACTTTAATCATCTAAATGAATTATCTACAAGTGCTGTTGTTGATGCAATTAATGCAGTAAGATCAACAGGTGCTCAAATTAGAACACAATCTCCACTACTGGCACATATCAATGACGATGCAGATATGTGGGCAAAAATGTGGACAAAACAGGTTCAGTTAGGATGTATTCCGTATTACATGTTTGTAGTAAGAGATACAGGAGCTCAACATTATTTTGGCGTTCCTCTAGTCAAGGCATATGAAATATTTAAAAAAGCATACTCATCTGTGAGTGGATTAGCAAGAACTGTTCGGGGACCAAGTATGTCTGCTACTCCAGGAAAAGTTCATGTTATTGGAACAGCAGATCTTCAAGATCAAAAAGTCATTGTTCTCCGATTCTTACAAGGAAGAAATCCAAATTGGGTTCAAGTTCCATTTTTTGCAAAGTATGACGAAAATGCTATTTGGTTAGATGATCTAAAACCTGCACTAACTGATAAATTCTTCTTTGAAGATGAATTAAAGAATTTCAAAAAAACAAATCCAATCGAAGATTATCCAGAATCCTAA